A window from Marinagarivorans cellulosilyticus encodes these proteins:
- a CDS encoding DUF2330 domain-containing protein, translated as MAIPILLSSMKKPLSSLLVFLSLGAAQQSTACGGFFCNFVPIDQAGEQIVFRQDGDQTTAMIKIDYVGNAEDFGWVLPVPQSPEISLGSDQIFTELELSTRPQFLLERVGQGCPRPEVDFVALPASVVDSDSGQPSSGTGVTIERQLSVGPFDALVVSSDDPEALANWLDDNNLDLTDEGGNLLAPYIAAQSKFVVLKLKNSANVGSIQPIILKYQSDVPVIPMTLTAVAAQDDMGVLVWLLGNGRGVPKNFDHVTPNYTRLNWFNGPRSAYASYQNLITQAMDEAGGQGFATDFAGYLPNLPERFTTAKQWEDALAELAGLSDAGFISGFWQMGGSAVIQDAIRSALPTSNGFVYGEPLSMEEVFTVDQLAQARIALMATVNDQVITPLNNAIDILDDDLYLTRLYTTLSADEMDMNPEFTFNPSMPAQQLTRNATLTMACINDKDHWTLKLGEGTGREDELVVDSLGLGLPFGPAVNASEQAAVWQVEKTSATSDPVVLAKNEFPTVVSGDRTDSSLDVKSGGALSGGLLALLGLLLFREKSRQTARKKFQ; from the coding sequence GTGGCTATTCCGATTCTATTGTCCAGTATGAAAAAACCGTTATCGAGTTTGTTGGTGTTCTTAAGCCTTGGCGCTGCGCAGCAGAGCACTGCTTGCGGTGGATTTTTTTGTAATTTTGTGCCGATTGATCAGGCCGGTGAGCAAATTGTTTTTCGCCAAGACGGTGATCAAACCACAGCGATGATCAAGATAGATTATGTGGGCAACGCTGAAGATTTTGGTTGGGTGCTCCCTGTGCCGCAATCACCGGAAATCTCCTTAGGCAGTGATCAAATATTTACCGAGTTGGAACTCAGCACCCGCCCGCAGTTTTTGCTTGAGCGAGTGGGGCAGGGTTGTCCACGGCCGGAAGTTGATTTTGTTGCTTTACCGGCGTCTGTGGTGGATTCCGATAGTGGTCAGCCATCTTCGGGTACTGGAGTGACCATTGAGCGTCAACTCAGTGTTGGTCCTTTTGATGCGTTGGTGGTGAGTAGTGATGACCCAGAAGCATTAGCTAATTGGTTAGATGATAACAATCTTGATCTGACGGATGAAGGCGGTAATTTATTGGCGCCTTATATTGCAGCGCAGTCTAAATTTGTGGTGTTAAAACTTAAAAACAGCGCCAATGTGGGCAGTATTCAGCCAATTATCTTGAAGTACCAAAGTGATGTGCCGGTAATACCGATGACGTTAACCGCCGTTGCAGCACAAGATGATATGGGGGTTTTAGTCTGGTTATTAGGCAACGGTCGCGGTGTACCTAAAAACTTTGATCACGTCACACCTAATTACACCCGTTTAAATTGGTTTAATGGACCCCGTTCGGCGTATGCCAGTTACCAAAATTTAATTACGCAAGCGATGGACGAAGCAGGTGGTCAAGGTTTTGCTACCGATTTTGCAGGCTATTTACCTAATTTACCCGAGCGCTTTACCACCGCTAAGCAATGGGAGGATGCATTAGCTGAACTGGCGGGATTATCGGATGCCGGTTTTATCAGCGGCTTTTGGCAAATGGGTGGCTCGGCCGTTATACAAGATGCGATTAGAAGCGCCTTGCCGACGAGTAATGGATTCGTTTATGGCGAACCTTTGAGTATGGAGGAGGTTTTTACGGTTGATCAACTAGCGCAAGCACGCATCGCATTAATGGCGACGGTAAACGATCAAGTCATTACACCTCTGAATAATGCGATTGATATTCTTGACGATGATTTATATTTAACGCGCCTATACACCACCTTGTCGGCTGATGAGATGGATATGAATCCGGAATTTACTTTTAACCCGTCTATGCCAGCGCAGCAATTAACGCGTAATGCCACTTTAACAATGGCATGCATTAACGATAAAGATCATTGGACACTCAAGTTGGGCGAAGGTACAGGGCGTGAGGATGAACTGGTAGTGGATTCCCTGGGGCTGGGGCTGCCTTTTGGGCCGGCTGTGAATGCTTCTGAGCAGGCCGCTGTGTGGCAGGTTGAAAAAACCAGTGCCACTAGCGACCCTGTGGTTTTGGCTAAAAATGAGTTTCCTACTGTAGTCTCTGGCGATAGGACAGATTCGAGTCTTGATGTGAAAAGTGGAGGCGCTTTGAGTGGTGGGCTTTTAGCTCTTTTGGGGCTTCTACTTTTTAGAGAAAAAAGCCGTCAAACGGCGCGCAAAAAATTTCAATAA